A single window of Triplophysa rosa linkage group LG2, Trosa_1v2, whole genome shotgun sequence DNA harbors:
- the si:dkey-3h3.3 gene encoding E3 ubiquitin-protein ligase DTX3L: MASPPLRAICNKVKLNIDSSTRRLLQDANVTAERKDDYLVASGTFEDVNKTFQYLNAHDTYSVHSNDEMNTRSYAIAGRSLPPAQALEVDETVMRYIKKRKPEQFERIKRNHVELEERKRHVTFSSLTGENIHAQLAREEFITLYQKTATGLQTREYDSHPKMMDRLSAEFPDLLIDTSRDKLMLTGSFISLERFETFLSDEGSSRNQVLNTARHYGTHDIQPVIQKNTTVEAKQETCPICLDTIRKGDCEVLPKCKHCFCKGCLKSAFQLKPICPVCGEMYGSLTGTQPKGGTMNVSRDNSSLPGYERYGTIIINYHIPNGIQQDEHPNPGRSYQGAARTAYLPDSSEGRKVLKLLERAFDQRLTFTIGHSSTTGRNNVVTWNDIHHKTSRTGGPTNYGYPDPEYLKRVQDELKAKGIY; this comes from the exons ATGGCGAGCCCGCCATTACGAGCG ATATGTAATAAAGTGAAACTTAATATCGATTCATCCACCAGACGCCTACTTCAAGACGCGAATGTTACAGCTGAACGTAAAGATGATTATTTGGTTGCCAGCGGCACATTCGAAGACGTAAATAAAACGTTTCAGTATTTAAATGCACACGATACATATAGTGTTCATTCAAACGATGAGATGAATACGAGAAGCTACGCCATAGCAGGTCGCTCCTTACCACCAGCTCAAGCACTTGAGGTTGATGAAACTGTCATGCGTTacatcaaaaaaagaaaaccggAGCAGTTTGAAAGAATCAAAAGGAATCACGTCGAACTTGAAGAACGCAAAAGACACGTGACCTTTTCGTCTTTGACTGGAGAGAACATCCATGCTCAACTTGCGCGAGAAGAGTTCATAACATTATATCAGAAAACTGCAACAGGGCTGCAAACCCGAGAATACGATTCACATCCAAAAATGATGGACCGGCTCAGTGCAGAATTTCCAGATCTCCTGATCGACACCAGTAGAGATAAGCTGATGCTGACCGGTAGCTTCATTAGCCTTGAGAGATTTGAGACGTTTTTAAGTGATGAAGGCTCTTCACGGAACCAAGTCCTAAATACAGCAAGACACTATGGTACACATGATATACAACCTGTGATACAAAAGAATACAACAGTCGAAGCCAAACAGGAGACATGTCCAATTTGTCTAGATACAATCAGGAAGGGTGACTGTGAAGTCTTGCCTAAATGCAAGCACTGCTTTTGTAAAGGCTGTTTGAAGAGTGCTTTCCAGCTAAAACCTATTTGTCCAGTTTGTGGAGAGATGTACGGCAGTCTTACGGGGACACAGCCGAAAGGAGGAACCATGAATGTCTCAAGGGATAACTCATCCTTACCTGGATATGAGAGATATGGAACAATCATAATTAACTACCACATACCAAACGGAATTCAGCAG GATGAACACCCCAACCCAGGCCGGTCTTACCAGGGAGCAGCTCGCACCGCTTACCTCCCTGATTCATCAGAGGGCAGGAAAGTACTGAAGCTTCTGGAAAGGGCATTTGACCAGCGACTCACTTTCACTATTGGTCATTCCTCTACCACTGGAAGGAATAATGTGGTGACCTGGAATGACATTCACCATAAAACATCTCGTACTGGGGGACCAACAAA ttacgGTTACCCGGATCCGGAGTACCTGAAACGAGTCCAAGATGAACTGAAAGCAAAGGGAATTTATTGA